DNA from Stutzerimonas decontaminans:
TGCTGGTCAACAATGCCGGCCGCCAGGAGGTGCAAACCCGCCTCGAGGACATCACCGACGAGCAGTGGGAAAAGACCTTCGCCACCAATATCCACGGCTACTTCTATCTCACCCGTGCCGCCCTGCCCCATCTCCAGGCCGGCGCCTCGATCATCAACACCACGTCGATCAACTCCTTTATCGGCCACCCGTTGCTGGTGGACTACACCTCGACCAAGGGCGCGATCGATGGCTTCACCCGGGCACTGTCACAGCAGTTGATCGAGCGTGAGATCCGCGTCAACCAGATCGCGCCTGGCCCGATCTGGACGCCGCTGCAGCCACCGTCCCTCGGCAAGCACGACCCGCAGATGCTCGAAGATTTCGGCAGCCAGATGCCCATGGGCCGCTGCGGCCAGCCTTCCGAACTGGGTCCGGCTTATGTCTATCTGGCCTGCGACGACTCCTCTTACGTCAGCGGCCAGACCATTCATATCAATGGCGGCAAGGTGGTCAACGGCTGACCTGCAATGAACCCGCATCCGAAGCCGCGCCGGACAGGCGCGGCCCTGGTGGTCAAGGCCGAACGGCGGTGACTTCGATCTCGACAAGCCAATCGGGATTGGCCAAGCCTGCAACCTGAAAAACAGACCGGGTCGGAAGATTGGGCTGGTCTTCGGTGCCGAAGAACTGTGTATAGCCCTTCATGAATCCCTCGAAATCCATCTTGCCGGCCTTGGCCGAGTCGCCGACCAGAAATACCTGCATCTTGATCACATCCTTCATCGCTAGATTCAGGCTCTTGAGCGTTGCCTCGATGCTCTGCAGCACACTGACTGTCTGCGCTTCGGTATCACCGTCGCTGATCCTCGGCACAGCGCCGCTAAGGTTGACCACGGTCGCGCTCGCAGGGATCTCTACCGCCAGCGAAATCGGGAAATCCGAATCGGGGATCTTGTGGCGGATTACGCCATCGGCTGCCTGGACGTGGCTCACGAACAGAACGGTGGACAGCAGCGTGGCGGCAGTTAGCAATTTACGGGTCATCGATTTCTCCTGGTTGATATTCGGGCTCTAGCGCAGGCTGATCTTGCGCACGTCCTCGACGCTGACGGCGTCGGGGAAGTTGTTGTCGAAGTGAGTACGGACATAATTCACCACCTCGGCGATCTGCTGATCACTGAGATAGTCCTTGAAGCTGGGCATACCGCCC
Protein-coding regions in this window:
- a CDS encoding RidA family protein — encoded protein: MTRKLLTAATLLSTVLFVSHVQAADGVIRHKIPDSDFPISLAVEIPASATVVNLSGAVPRISDGDTEAQTVSVLQSIEATLKSLNLAMKDVIKMQVFLVGDSAKAGKMDFEGFMKGYTQFFGTEDQPNLPTRSVFQVAGLANPDWLVEIEVTAVRP
- a CDS encoding SDR family oxidoreductase: MAYPKIPAQQQDRLPGRETEMHPQAEFIRDSYRGSNKLAGKVALISGGDSGIGRAAAVHFAREGADVAIMYLDEHEDAENAKRMVEAEGRRCLLLPGDIRDSAHCDDAVEQTVKAFGRLDVLVNNAGRQEVQTRLEDITDEQWEKTFATNIHGYFYLTRAALPHLQAGASIINTTSINSFIGHPLLVDYTSTKGAIDGFTRALSQQLIEREIRVNQIAPGPIWTPLQPPSLGKHDPQMLEDFGSQMPMGRCGQPSELGPAYVYLACDDSSYVSGQTIHINGGKVVNG